The genomic segment TTAGTTGTTCTCTTCTGTCATGCTGCTCTAAATCAATTGGCAACTGCAAGGCAAGGACACTATTAGTGTccaaacaattttttattttaacaagAACACTTAGAAAATGTCGCAGTCCATACATCATGCAGGATCTTTAAAACTGCAGCACGGATGTTAATATTTGGCAAGCTTCCATCTGGTAGTGGTTCAAGCCAATTCTTCAAAAGATTTAAAACTCCATGATCGAGAAATTCTTGCTGAAGTTGTTTTCTAAACAAAAAGCCTCGGGAAAGAAGATTAGAACAATTCCAAATATACAAACGGAAATGTACAAAACAAGAGGAACAAATGACTAACTTAGCAAGGACATCCATGAGAAGAGGAagcttctttaatttatttacaGCAGGCTTTCCCTCTCTGTTAAGGTCTGCATCTTCTTCTGCAACAATTTCAAGCTCAGCCATGATCTTCTCTACAAGTAATGCAGTTTCTGCAGGActcttttcatttttcttctttttctttcccATCTTGAAAAGCTCGTTGATTTCCTCGTCTTCTTCTCCCTCTTCTGCCTACAAAAATAATACAGTTCAAAGACCAGTTAACTCCCTAAAGTAAGGATGATAAAACCTGGTAAAAGaacaaaataaaaacaacaaaaagaaTAATAACTATGTCATTACAGTGTTGATATAGTTTTATGGCTGCTGAATCTACATAAAACCTTTTACATTGATTGAAAACTCATTGGAATATAAACAATTGGATCTAACTTAATTCTTAAACAGAGAAAAAACGAGAGGTGAAAATAATTATCAGAAACTATGAGAGAGAACATGGATCAGAGTTTATTTCTGCATTGAAGTGCTCAAGGTCAATTACCATGACATTTGTCAACAGAAACCAAATCATAGAACAGAAAAAGGATAACGATCCTGCAGTGGATAATGTGTAAAGAGATCAGGTACATTCGAGATCATGAATGCAAGAGAACAAAATCAATTTGGACATATTGTCTATTTTTGTTTATACAGGCCGGTATAGTTTGTCATGGCAACTTTAATTCAAGGCAAATCATTACTAAAAAGTATTTTGGCACTATCATAAACAAATAGCCTAAATTCTTTACTAACTTGGTGAACTTATTGGATAACCAAAAACAAGCAGGTGATTGAGCACCCACGACTTGCGTTGACACATGATATAGCTAGGTTGATGGTTCAATAGTCTTATCCAAGTAAATACTATTGTGACTGAGAGTTACAAAATATAGAGGACCGTGGTTATTTCATCTGTCTAGTTTCCACATAAGGCACGACAATTGATGTGGTTGCCATGCTCACATAATCCAAGTAAGATCCATTCTAACCTGGGGAGCACGACTAGGTGAATGTTCATTATCACTTCCATACCGGTCAGCAGGATCCACGCCACTGTCATCTATGAAGTTATCATCATCCAGAGTCCTAGCACCTTCTTGATCATCCTATACCATTTTGAAATCACACAAATCATTAAAACCATCAAAACTAATACATGgtgcatgtatatataattCAGCCGAAAACTTAAAAGTGTATATTGGCGTTATTGGAGCTAGGAACAAACTGAAGGGAAAAAAACAATCCATGGTGAAAGCAAGCAGAAGAAAATTCGATATTTCCAAAGCATGGCGAGAGCATGGGCAAGCAAAAATGACTCCAATACCAATACCACTTAAAAGTAATCTGTATGAAGCAATTAGTGTTGCGATATCATGACAGACATATTTGACAACATTTGAACAATGTGACAACTAAAACTGGCTTTTCCTCTACCCTTTGTGAAATCAGGACATTCTCAATTTAAGTGTAAGCAATCAGACCATTTTCCTCCAGAAATGAGATCACGACAATGGTCAGAAAGTCATAATTGTCGCTCTCAACATACTTGACTCGTATGCACCAGTTAAATAATACAGTTATACGACGCCAAAACTTAATCAAGTATATCAAAATTAAATTGCAGACAATTACTAAATTActgattgaaaaaaaaattattaaagcaAACAAGAGCTCAGTTACACGTGGTAAAATTTAACGATATTCGTTACTACTAATGTTTCACCATATTTCCATTCACCTATCCACACCAATACAAATCATACCAAAAAGTTCACTGAATTCAACATAATTCCAAACCCAGATTACGCAAACCACCTAACACATGTAATAATAAAGCACGAGAAAAATACTCCACTCCACAAAACACACATTTTTAAACGACGTTGAATAAAATGCAGAGTCAAGTATCATGTAAATGAGCTAAACCTCCGAATCACCACCAGCTATGGTGGCCCACATCTCCTTCATCTCAGGATCAGCCTCTCTATCTCTCATTCTCCCTCCTCCGCTCCTTGCCACCTTAAACTTCTTACCCCCTTTCTCGACCTTCTTATTTTTCTCAACAATTTTCCTCTTCACCCCATTCTCCTTCTTCCTCTTTGTACCATCCAAATGATCATCTCTCACCATTCCAGCCACTTCCTGAATATCATCATCCCCATGATAATCCCCATCATCGTCATTCAATCCAAAATCCGCTGCACCCAAATCTTTCTCCGGTGAAGATTTTTTTATCAATCGCTTTCGTGGCTTCGCTTTCGAGTCGCTGTACACTGGAGTTGGAGATCGCTGGTGTCTATCATCATAGCCCCACGCCTCGTCGTATTGCTGAGGCTCATCACGATCAGATCGGATATCCTCGTCGAAATCCATCAATGGCTCGCCATCTTCATCTCGGTAACTGAACTCAAAACACATACATAAACAGAATTGATCCATTACAAAAAAAACAAGTATAATTCAACGTAAAAACAGTAAACTTTCACACAGACACATACACATATACGATACGAGATGAAGGTAAGGCAATTGACTTCTTAAACCCCCCAATTCTAAATAAAAAcccgtattttaaaaaatgacaCATAAAAAGGCAGGTGATAGATTGTTCAAGAACCCTAATTTTGAGACATTCCTGATTGGGGAAGGAAACTTACGGATCGTTTTCATATGCCATGATTGATGGAGAAAAATACTCTCGCCTTCTACAGCGCAACTGCGTGAATGGGTAATATAGGCATATATGCGATACACATGCGTTCAGTGATGTATATAATCAACCGCCTTGGTAAATGAATACCTGCGTTGTGCTTATGGCTGGGGATATGAGGGATAATTCCCATTTTCGTCTTTTTCGTTAACGGTTTTTTTCATTTCAGTCCCACATGATTTTTGATTGCGTAAATAATCCTtcatgttttcaaaatattctCGAATTGGTCCATACCGTTACTCTGACGTTAAGTTTAACGTTGACTTGTGAAAAActgcaaatattagcgacggtttttcaaaagccgtcgctaattagTGTCGTtactattttcataaaataaattttaagtttttttaaaaaaatttattaaaattaattttttttatttaatggaaatattaaaccgtcgctaattagcgacggtttgttacaccgtcgctaattagccacggagttttacaaaccgtcgctaattagcgacgattaTCTAactcgtcgctaattagcgacggtttttatttccataaaataaaaaaattacttttaataaatttttttaaaaaaacttagaatcggactatgctaacaatattaataatcttaactaaaacttaaaaatttacaaaaaattaaagcgAAAAAGTTTACCCTaagtcgaaactaaaatcgcgtaagagaaaattttttaagtgttgtgaagtggtgtGTATGAAAATGGAAAGAGAGTATATTTATAGACAGTTTGTTTTATGCTTTTGGTAAAATAGCGACGATGATTGCAAAACCGTCTATACTTCAAGGTTAATAATattaccgtcgctattagcgacggtgttatcAAAACTCGTCGCAAACTGTCTATAAAAATACTCTCTTTCCATTTCATCCACACCACTtaacaacacttaaattttttttctcttacacgattttagtttcgagtTAGGGTAAACTTTTTcgctttaattttttgtaaatttttaagtgttagttaagatcattAATATTGTTAGCAGAGTCCGattctaagtttttttttaaattattaaaattaatttttttattttatgaaaatattaaaccgtcgctaattagcgacgaagTTTTTAAAacctgtcgctaattagcgacggtttattaaaaaccgtcgctgaatTGTCTATTCTTCAATGTTAATAATTTTACCGtcactattagcgacggttctaGTAAAATCCGTCGCAAACGGTTCTAGTAAAATCCGTCgaaaatatttttctctctttccATTTCATCCACACCACTtaacaacacttaaattttttttctcttacacgattttagtttcgagtTAGGGTAAACTTTTTcgctttaattttttgtaaatttttaagtgttagttaagatcattAATATTGTTAGCAGAGTCCGattctaagtttttttttaaaattattaaaattaatttttttattttatgaaaatattaaaccGTCCTAATTAACGACGAAGTTTTTAAAacctgtcgctaattagcgacggtttattaaaaaccgtcgctgaatTGTCTATTCTTCAATGTTAATAATTTTACCGtcactattagcgacggttctaGTAAAATCCGTCGCAAACTGTCTATTAAACCTACtctaatttttctctcttaaaattaattttttttattttatgaaaatattaaaccgtcgctaattagcaacGAAGTTttgaaaacccgtcgctaattagcgacggtttatattaAACCATCGCTAATGTCAAGTCAACGTTAACCTTAACTTTGGGATGACGGTAGGGACCAATTCGggaatattttgaaaacatgaAGGATTATTTACGCAGTCAAAAATCATGTGGGACTGAAATGGGAAAAGCGGTTAACGAAAAGGACGAAAATAGATATTATCCCGGATATGAGAGGTGGTTCCTCGGAAcgtgtatttatatatatatatatatatatatacaacgtAAAATGAAGGGGAAATCAGAAATAGATCATGGTACTGCATTATGaaagttttttttcttttccatctttgttttttttattttccatcTTTCTTTTCATTATTTTCTTTTAACACGAGAAAATATAATTCACTTACCTCAATGTTTATCTTTGatgatatatataattcacTTACCTCAATGTTTATCATATTCTAAATTACTAAAAATAATTCATATGTATCATCAAATTAAAGCCATCAACAAACTTGTCTTGTGGTATGTTCACCACTAAATTTGTGCTTTTATTTAATGCTTTAACTATACATCAGTTGTGTGTCGTattatttattgttattatgAATACTTATATCTATATTTCAATATCATTAAATTATATATCGTCAAAAATCCAACCAGCGGCTCGCAAAATCCTCGAAGCAATTTCCAACCTTTACGGAATGTAAGAGTAATCAAGTCTTAGTACAAGAAGTTCTTCAAAATCCATGAAATTTGAAGAAAACAATTTACAGGTGGGCATGCCTCGGGAGCTATTGAAAATGAATTACTTTAGAAAAACGGTGGAGGGATGTATGTATTTGTTTTGGCTGCTGAGATGATTGTTGTAGGTTAACTAAAATAGATATTTCCATTTCATATATTTTACAGGTTgattgatatattttatattgggAGTTGatatttctatttcattttgttttatttatattctactttataataaaatatatgtcaaaTATATTCATATAGAATGTAAAAATAACTCCTTTTATATTATCTTGTTTgagttaatatatttttatattagtaataataaataataatgagTGTACAAAATCCAAACTACAAATTATGTTGCATAGCTTCGTTTTGTACGGGTCCAACAAGATGCCCCGGCCCGTAAAATTGAGCAGGCAACATAACACGCAACCCAATCGCAGCCGTTAATACAGTCCGCGATTACATTATTCAATCAACGAAATCCACGGTGGAGACCGCGTCGGCATCCTCACTGTAAATCTTCAGAAACCGACGCAACCATGTGGACGATCTCACGAACGAAGCACtaatttccaacaatttcccttcTTTTTTGGAATTTCTCGCAATTCAATTTTAATCTCCCCATTATCTTGCAAAAATCTATTCTTTGTTTAAATTCGAAGTTGTTCGAATTACAGTTGAAGCAAGACAGGAATTTGAGCTTTTGCGTACCTGAGCTAACACGATTATTCAGATTTGTGGAGCTGTGTTTCATTTGTAGCGGTAATCTTTGTTAATGAAAATTATTTCGGTTTTCTTAGTTTGTTGATTCATTTGATGAGTGTTTGAGTTGCCTATTTTTAAACTGTGGATAATATTATTTGTCGTGAACAATTTTCATACGTCTCTGCATGCGTGAGTTTGTTGTGTTGATTTTATGATTTGGGTTTATAAAGTGAGGATTTAAatgcatgatatttatttcacttgagGATTTAGTGTTAATCATGTGGACGGTAGAGATAAGCTTTTGCCAGTGCTAGAGTTATACGTGATTTCCGACTGCATTATTCCTTTCTGGAATACACGCTAGCATGTTATGTAAAGAGTTTCGCTTCCAGCTTTTTAACTTTATCTTGTATCAAATAATTTGTGTTAATATTCGAGCAAGGATAACTAATGGTTTAATTGTGTGAAAAATGGATGAATATGGTGATATAGGAGGAATTGGACAGGCTTAAACATGGGGAATGGTGAGGTGGACAACTCCTCCAAGAAGGGGAAGGAAGCAAAGGAGCCAAAGACTCATTTACAGGTTGGTATTCTTGTTTTGGGCTCTTGATTTAATCAATTTTATACTTTTCTTGATTATCGAAAATAGACATTgactttttttcctttttttgagTTTCTAGGATCACAGTTCGGCTGGCTCTGGCATGCTTGCTGCAGATTGGTCTGGCTTCCAGGTTACAATTTTTTCCAAGATACATATGTTTTCCCTCATTGACACTGATAATGGTAGTTATAGCGCAAGAGTTGGTTATGCAGGCATATTCCCCGATGCCTCCACACGGATTCTTGACATCAAGTCCACAGCCGCACCCTTACATGTGGGGTGTCCAGGTCTTAGATTTCTTGCTTTATTTGGTTTGAGCATAATCTAGTTAAGTAGGTATTATGGTATTGCCAGGATTAATAAGCTAGCAAGAAATGGACCACATTTTTCTAGTGATGAAAATGAGGTCACTTTTACTTAACAAATACAAAAGATAACAAAATCTAATTTTTCCAACAACTTAAGTTTGATTTCTGTGAAGTTTAAAATACCTCGACACTGCTTTATTCTAATGGGATTTCTACGTAGCATTTTGTAAAAGATTTTGGTTAAAGGAAAATCTTAAGTTGTCGGAAGCACGACTCGGTTTATGGTGACATCTCATCATGAAATTTTACCATGATTTCTTAAAATTCCAGCTAGTTTAGGCCTACGAAGGACCTTTTATGGTTCTCGTAATAGACTGGAGCGCTTGTGGCCTGAACAGCTTGTGATATTTTGGAGAAATTGAAACCTTATTGTCATAGGTAGGGTAAATCCATATCATGATCTCGAAGAATTTTCTCTTCCTAATTATCAACTTCTGAGAAATGGTTTTGGCATTGACGGATGGTTGAATACAAGTAAATGATGATTTAGAGATGGTATAAGTTGTCTGAGAAAGATATTTCGAAGTAGATCCACTGAATTTAGAGGGGAAAAAAAGTGAGAAAATGATTTCAGAGCATGTATGAACCAGGATAAGGTTGCAAAGGAGAGAATGAAGACCCATGTTTGCAGCTGAAAGAACATTCAAGTTTAATCAGATAATTTCAATGATGTACTTGTAGAACACTAATATATCAAGCCTAAGCAAGTTCATCCCGGTCATGATGTGTACATTCGTCACTGAACTGACAACCCTTCCTCAACTAAATCTTCCTAATAATctgtatttttcttttaatttttttttactgagCCTAAATGATTGAAAAGCTCTGATGCTATTAGAATCTGAACTTGAATAAAACTTCTAGTTACGTTTGTTTTCCATATTTTTGTTCCATTTTTTGTGTAGTTCAGTAGATTTTGCTTGACGTTCATCTCTTCTGCAATATGCAGCAATTCATTCCACCCTATGGAACTCCGCCTCATCCATATGCTGCGATGTACCCGTATGGGCACCCAACTATGGCTCCGGTAGTCTCGTAATTTTCTTCAATTGCATTGCTAAGATTCTATTCCTCTCCATAATTGCCTGAATCCTGCCCTTGTATTTGAACCTGTTCAGGGATCATATCCATTCAGTCCTTTTGCTATGCCTTCTCCAAATGGTTTTGCTGAAGGCACTGTAAGTTATTATGGCCTACCTACATTTGTTCACACTTGTAAATAGCAAGTCTTGAACTCTTCAAAGAATGATTTTCAAATGTTCATTAAAGGGCAACTCGACTGGAAACGTGGATGTGGATAGCAAGTCACTTGAAAAGGGAAAACTGCCAATCAAAAGATCCAGGGGTAGTTTAGGCAGTTTAAATATGATTACAGGGAAGAACAATGAACCTGGAAAAACTGCTGGTGCGACTGTAAACGGTTCGCATTCTAAAAGGTGTGGTGAATGAATAAACAAATTTAGTTAAGGTTCCATGTAAATTTCATTACATATTTGGTGGAGTATGAAAGCAAACTCATCAATAATTTGTACTTGTTCCCAGTATTGGGTAGATCATGGAGACTGACTTTAATATAATGTTTAAATGTCCAATTAAACAGTTTTTTTCTTTGTGGAGCTCTTGTGAATTCCTCAACTTTTTTATGGTTGATATACTACACAGTTTTTTTTGGCTCTCCTCCTTGGCTTCAAGGACCAACCAATCAGCATCATTTCTCATGTTTTCCTCATTATTCAATCTCTTTGTTTGCTTATACATGCTACCTCTTTTTGTTTGCTTATTAGCACAGAGTTGTGTGCAAATACTCATGCATTGTACATGTTTGCTGTGGAACACTGTATTTCATTTGATTTGCAAATACTCATGCATTGTACATGTCTGCTGTTGAACACTGTATTTCATTTGATTTTCAAACTGTTGCGCTTTTAAAATTTCGCAGTTCCGAGAATGCAAGTGAAGGTTCAAGTGAAGGAAGTGATGTTAATTCTCAAAATGTAAGTTGCACATGCATATGTTTTACAACATCTGTGTTATATGATTAAGAATCACGTGCCTGAAATTCATGCTGTAAAATGTAAATAGACGTTACTTAAGAAGTTGCGGGATGGACACACATTTTCTTAGGTAAATGTAGTTGAGATTCTTCATGATCAGATATTCGAGTCATATGGATCTTATCAAACAAGAgtaatcttttatttttaaataacacAGGTAATGAATAATGATTGGAAATATTGTAGTTGAATTCTATAAGTGAAAGAAGTAATACATCTTCTTTGTTTTACCCTGTTACTGTTATGAAAGGAAAGCCAGAAAGCAGGAAAGAAATAACAGGAGGCTACAAATTATGCTTAGAATTTGTTCATTCGAATTTTAGTTGTTTTTTAGAACTCTGAGAAAATCACTCATTATTATCTGTTGATTTGGATTTGGGAAAGGAAATTAGATGACTAAATTTATCGTCGTGGCTCTACGTGAGTTCTGAATGTAAGGAAAAGCTTGCCAATGGTCCTCATTATTTTCTAGCTGTCAGGTTCTAATGAAGGATTTATCCCATCTAGTAAGATTAAGCAGACAGTAGGGATATGTTTGGTTTCTTGCAACACTCTCTCCTGGCCTAATAAACCGCTATATTCAGAAGCTTATGAATGGAGTTTCATTTAATGAATTTCACATGGCAAAGAAGTGTGGTCTCTGAAAGGTTCTATTAACTGTATGCATTCTCCCTTGCAAAGTAGTCTTTCCACCGTAACTGTATGCCAAAATAATGAGATCACTCCCACTTATCCAACTTCTTCTGAACTTCATTACTTTTGCAGGACTCCGGGGAGAAGATTGGTGGCCAGCAAGATTCAGGTGCTGTTCTGGCTATTTCTAGTTTCAAATTTATGACTTCCATCCTTATCATGATGTCATGCTACAGCTGAACTCTCTCAAAATGGCAATGCTgctcacagttctcagaatggGGGACTGGCTACACCTCACCCTATGGACAACGTGCCAGTGCCAGCAGCAGGGGATGTGAGTGGTATTCCTGGTCCAACCACTAACTTAAATATTGGAATGGATTATTGGGCTGCCGCGGCATCATCATCTCCTATTCCTGCAATTGGGGGAAATACTCTTACTACTCCAGTTGCAGGAGGAGTGCTCAATACTGGATTGCGGGACAACTCCCAGTCACAGCTCTGGATGCAGGTTCTCCTTCCCTTCTTGAGTTCTTGTCCTTTCCCTTCCTTCATTATTGGAGTCAACTTGTCTTCCTGTTcttttacatttgatttaaatcCATCTGCATACTTTTTGTGAGTCAGGATGAAAGGGACCTCAAAAGACAGAGAAGAAAGCAGTCTAACCGGGAATCTGCTCGTCGATCCCGATTACGCAAGCAGGTTCATAGTTACTTCCCCATACCGTTCTTGATTCATCAGGCACCAATTTATCTGATGATGTCTCTTGCTTTCATTCATGAATTTTAGGCAGAGTGTGATGAATTGGCAAGTCGAGCGGAAGCATTAAACGAAGAAAATGCCTCTCTCAGGGCAGAATTGGCTCGTATAAGGAGTGACTACGAGCAAATTTTTGCTCAGAATGCCTCTCTGAAGGTATTATTAGTATACCAGTTATTTATCGTACAATTAATACCATATTCTGTCTACCTGTGGGAGCAACGGGTATAAGAAAGCTCCAAAGGCCTGGCTGTCTTGTCAGCACTCGGCTTCTCACTGTAGAAGTCTGCCTCACAGGACACTTCTGAATATGGGTCATTTTTGTGATAGTTCGACTGTAATGTATTCATATTCTTGTAATTTTTTCACTCGTATTTACTCTTAGTTTCAAGGATCAGTTGTGTGCAATGTTATACCGGTGAATCATCAAATTTGGTCTTACAGGAGAGACTTGGCGAACTCCCAGATCAAGATGATCCGAGATGCAGACAGGATGATACACATTCAGGTCATGATTCATGAAGAGTCGGCACTCAGCAATAAATTTTGTTGTTGTCTTATTGCAAATTGAATCCCTGTGGCCTGACCCATAACAACCAGCGAAATCTCCAATTTTAGATTCTATGTGGTTATAAATTTACCAGAGCTGGTCATTTTAGTCTCAGAACCTGCATCAGATGGCTTCTGATCTGATGCTTGGTTCGGCCAATCTGTTATGGTCCACTGTAGGTAGAGCTGGTGATTCTCTAGATTCCAGAACTTCCATCCCATTCAACATTTATGTTGCTCCGTATATATAGATGAGTGATAAATATATCctttaacatttaaaaaaaatattttgagcagATATAtcattcatttatataataaatatatatttaacaaGAGCAGACCACGAACTCAAACAGAAGATTTGAAGCGGGTAACAGCGTAATCTTTTCCTTTGACCAAAGGGTATTTGACTAATGTAGTGTTTGCTACCATGGTTTGAACATATCAAACACTTTTGTATCCTGCATTTCATCATATAAACTAATTTTAGGTGATGGAATTTAACATTTTCAGTTAACTATGAATATAATGAGCGACGAAGAAAGGGTTTCGGATTATGGGTTTTTGTTCTTAAGTTTTGAAAGAGCTTTTGAGGAGTTAACATCCTGTTATTGTTATTGATGTTTGTTATCAAATTCAAAAGTGGCTTGATTGCTAATGGAGTATTTTTTTATATGGAATTCATAGTCCAATATGCATAATAGTGGATGTCGTAAAATTTGATATTCCCATATGTTAATATATTTCTACTTTCAAAAAAAGTAACAAGTCAAGGAGGCGGGAAAAAGCATATGACAAATTGcaagaaaatataattattcccatatgttaatatttttctactttaaaaaataaaaataacaagtCAAGGAGGCAGCA from the Primulina eburnea isolate SZY01 chromosome 3, ASM2296580v1, whole genome shotgun sequence genome contains:
- the LOC140825125 gene encoding protein IWS1 homolog 1-like isoform X2, with product MAYENDPYRDEDGEPLMDFDEDIRSDRDEPQQYDEAWGYDDRHQRSPTPVYSDSKAKPRKRLIKKSSPEKDLGAADFGLNDDDGDYHGDDDIQEVAGMVRDDHLDGTKRKKENGVKRKIVEKNKKVEKGGKKFKVARSGGGRMRDREADPEMKEMWATIAGGDSEDDQEGARTLDDDNFIDDSGVDPADRYGSDNEHSPSRAPQGEEDEEINELFKMGKKKKKNEKSPAETALLVEKIMAELEIVAEEDADLNREGKPAVNKLKKLPLLMDVLAKKQLQQEFLDHGVLNLLKNWLEPLPDGSLPNINIRAAVLKILHDLPIDLEQHDRREQLKRSGLGKVIMFFSKSDEETTSNRKLAKELVDKWSRPIFNKSTRFEDMKNFEHERVFRSPSVKKVTSKAGAMAARDDDLDLAEFSQGAKSGQSSSRQHASRPEAMSMDFVVRPQSKVDPDEVRARAKQMVQDQRRVKMNKKLQQLKAPKRKQLQATKLSVEGRGMVKYL
- the LOC140825128 gene encoding bZIP transcription factor 16-like; amino-acid sequence: MGNGEVDNSSKKGKEAKEPKTHLQDHSSAGSGMLAADWSGFQAYSPMPPHGFLTSSPQPHPYMWGVQQFIPPYGTPPHPYAAMYPYGHPTMAPGSYPFSPFAMPSPNGFAEGTGNSTGNVDVDSKSLEKGKLPIKRSRGSLGSLNMITGKNNEPGKTAGATVNGSHSKSSENASEGSSEGSDVNSQNDSGEKIGGQQDSAELSQNGNAAHSSQNGGLATPHPMDNVPVPAAGDVSGIPGPTTNLNIGMDYWAAAASSSPIPAIGGNTLTTPVAGGVLNTGLRDNSQSQLWMQDERDLKRQRRKQSNRESARRSRLRKQAECDELASRAEALNEENASLRAELARIRSDYEQIFAQNASLKERLGELPDQDDPRCRQDDTHSGHDS
- the LOC140825125 gene encoding protein IWS1 homolog 1-like isoform X1: MAYENDPYRDEDGEPLMDFDEDIRSDRDEPQQYDEAWGYDDRHQRSPTPVYSDSKAKPRKRLIKKSSPEKDLGAADFGLNDDDGDYHGDDDIQEVAGMVRDDHLDGTKRKKENGVKRKIVEKNKKVEKGGKKFKVARSGGGRMRDREADPEMKEMWATIAGGDSEDDQEGARTLDDDNFIDDSGVDPADRYGSDNEHSPSRAPQAEEGEEDEEINELFKMGKKKKKNEKSPAETALLVEKIMAELEIVAEEDADLNREGKPAVNKLKKLPLLMDVLAKKQLQQEFLDHGVLNLLKNWLEPLPDGSLPNINIRAAVLKILHDLPIDLEQHDRREQLKRSGLGKVIMFFSKSDEETTSNRKLAKELVDKWSRPIFNKSTRFEDMKNFEHERVFRSPSVKKVTSKAGAMAARDDDLDLAEFSQGAKSGQSSSRQHASRPEAMSMDFVVRPQSKVDPDEVRARAKQMVQDQRRVKMNKKLQQLKAPKRKQLQATKLSVEGRGMVKYL